The Prochlorococcus sp. MIT 0603 DNA window GTCTTTTGTTTGATGAAGCCATTTCAGAAGATCAGTAGTTGTTTTGACAATCTCTTGGAATTCAGGACTTCTATGGCCAATAGGATGTTTCCCCATAGCCTTTAATACTCTTTCAGGGACTGGGGTTGGCCCAGGTATCATTAAAGTAAGTTTTTCTTTCATGGACTAGTTACTTTGTAATAGCTATCTTAAAAAACTATCCAGGAAATTTGCTTAGTCTTTTATTCTTTTGTTGATTTGAGAGGATTTACTCTTCCAATTTGGGTTGTAGCTTCTGCGAAAGCGGCAGCACAGGTTTTAATTGGACAATCTTTTAATCCGAATCAGAGAATTGATTTTTCTAATAATGATGAATCAATAACTGTTCCAGTTAGAGCAGCTTCCTCTATTGATAATGGTCAGAAAGCAATAGGTATTACTCATTGCAATTCTGGAGAATGTCTTGATATAACAAATGGTTTGGAAATTTGGGTTTGTATTGAATACGTCCTAAAGGGAAAGTTTCCAGCTGTCTCTGATGCCGTTTGCACTCCTGATTCATGGATCCAAATTCTACCAGGACCAGGTGTGGGGAAATTATGCTCAACAAATGAGATCTCCATTTCTGAATTTGCTAGAGAATTATTATGTTTTAATCTTCGCCCTTTTAGAAAAAAAGGATATTTTTTAAATATAGAAATAGTTTTCCCTAAAGGGAAAGATTTAGCGGAAAAAACAAGTAACCATGCTTTTGGAGTAATCGATGGCCTTGCTTTAATTGGCACTCAAGCTGAAGTACAAGTAAGTGCATCGCCTAATCAATTACAAAATAGTATTGAGCTCTTGCGAGAACGTTGTTCCCATAAAGATTTTTCTGGCTTTT harbors:
- the cbiD gene encoding cobalt-precorrin-5B (C(1))-methyltransferase CbiD — translated: MRGFTLPIWVVASAKAAAQVLIGQSFNPNQRIDFSNNDESITVPVRAASSIDNGQKAIGITHCNSGECLDITNGLEIWVCIEYVLKGKFPAVSDAVCTPDSWIQILPGPGVGKLCSTNEISISEFARELLCFNLRPFRKKGYFLNIEIVFPKGKDLAEKTSNHAFGVIDGLALIGTQAEVQVSASPNQLQNSIELLRERCSHKDFSGFLTFVIGENGMNLALEAGLFNHQIIKTGNWLGPLLVAAAQEEVNDLLLFGYHGKLIKLAGGVFHTHHHLADNRLETLISLAVKEELSLSLIKSFQEALTVESALITLENQDSLSAKKLWDRISLEVEKKSMDYVSRYLSSSMEIGAVLFDRERKIRWAGLNGIKKMKSLGFQLED